Within Actinomycetota bacterium, the genomic segment TGTTGTGGTGAAGTACACGGCCCTTCCCCGCACATCTCGGAGCGGCGCCGGTTGGAAGTCCGTGACGACGAACCGGGCATCCCCGTTGAGCCGCTGGACGTGGGATTCGAGAGCGAAGAGTTTCTTCGGCCCGGAACTCGGGCCTGAAGCCATTGTAACCACGAACAGGTCCGATAGCAATATCCGGAACGGGCCCAGGTACCCGCCGATGTATTCCTCGGGAACCTGCGCCGGCGCGACCAGCACGGCGGCATCCCAGGGGATGGGCGGGACGGCGGAACCGCTTCCCTCCAGGATGATCACGCCCGCTCCCAACTCCAGGGCCAGGTCGGCCGCCTCGCGGACGTTGGTGACGAACGGTGCGCCGGCCAGGCCACCGCCGCTCCGCCGCGCCCCCACCGTGGGGACGCCCGTGAACAGCGCGTCCTCCAGGTAGTCGGAGGCTGCGTGCTGGCCCCGGCGCACCAGGTCCAGCAGGGACTCCACGGTCACGCTGCCCGCTTCGGCCACCTGCGGGGCGGCCGGGCCGCCGCGCCCCATGGCCACCACGACCGGATGGAGGCCCGCGGCGTCCGCCACCCGGGCGGCCTCTCCGGCGATGGCGGTCTTGCCGGTGCGCTTCCCGGTGCCGATGACGGCGAGGGTCGGGACCGGGAGCGGGGCCGCCCACACCGGCGGGTCCAGCCGGAAGTCCGGTCCCAGGTAGGGCACACCGCGCGACAGCGCCACCGCCGCCAGCTCCATGCGTTCCCGGTACCCCAGGATCGGTTCGTCCGAGAGGTCGAGCACGGCCTCGGGGCGATCGGGCTCGTCGGTCCCGAGGGCCGCGGCCAGCGAGGCCATCCGGTCGGCGCCGGCGGCCACGGTGGGGACGCCGAGGTCGGGCGGCTCGGCACCGGAGACCTTCTCGGTCCCGCCCAGGAACAGCGCGCCGACCACCTCGTGGCCCATGCTGCGGGCGGCCT encodes:
- a CDS encoding 2,3-diphosphoglycerate synthetase, whose protein sequence is MKVLVLVDGEHYPPVTRWGIQAARSMGHEVVGALFLGGTEKVSGAEPPDLGVPTVAAGADRMASLAAALGTDEPDRPEAVLDLSDEPILGYRERMELAAVALSRGVPYLGPDFRLDPPVWAAPLPVPTLAVIGTGKRTGKTAIAGEAARVADAAGLHPVVVAMGRGGPAAPQVAEAGSVTVESLLDLVRRGQHAASDYLEDALFTGVPTVGARRSGGGLAGAPFVTNVREAADLALELGAGVIILEGSGSAVPPIPWDAAVLVAPAQVPEEYIGGYLGPFRILLSDLFVVTMASGPSSGPKKLFALESHVQRLNGDARFVVTDFQPAPLRDVRGRAVYFTTTAPEEVAARQVAHLESEFGCRVVGHSTHLADRMALVEDLERAEGYDMLLTELKAAAVDVASERAMARGAEVVFVDNRAVTVSDGPELPALLEETLERAVARHARRNP